The following proteins are encoded in a genomic region of Nicotiana sylvestris chromosome 4, ASM39365v2, whole genome shotgun sequence:
- the LOC104232977 gene encoding LOW QUALITY PROTEIN: major pollen allergen Ole e 10 (The sequence of the model RefSeq protein was modified relative to this genomic sequence to represent the inferred CDS: inserted 1 base in 1 codon) translates to MEIKAWIFLCFLLMKCYAVVEVEGMVQEKEESTIPVTTLSPPEGNTTFLGGTTWCVARAGAPQFDLQNALDWACGLGMADCRPIQAGGPCFEPDTLLSHASFAFNDYYQQNGNSDIACNFGGTAMLTKSNPSHEKCIYATSGPRIGDMKSTAPPFXQKQLKHYVVENCYYSSSLVLGKLRCAPTFASK, encoded by the exons ATGGAAATTAAAGCTTGGATCTTTCTATGTTTTTTGCTCATGAAATGTTATGCGG TTGTTGAAGTAGAGGGCATGGTGCAAGAGAAGGAGGAATCAACTATTCCAGTTACAACTCTTTCACCTCCTGAAGGCAACACTACATTCCTTGGTGGGACAACTTGGTGCGTGGCACGGGCCGGGGCTCCGCAATTTGATTTGCAGAATGCATTGGACTGGGCTTGTGGATTGGGAATGGCGGATTGCAGGCCGATCCAAGCCGGTGGCCCGTGCTTTGAGCCCGATACGCTTTTATCTCATGCTTCATTTGCTTTCAATGACTACTATCAACAGAATGGTAATTCTGATATTGCTTGCAATTTTGGAGGAACTGCTATGTTGACTAAAAGCAACCCAA GTCATGAGAAATGTATTTATGCTACATCTGGACCCAG gaTTGGTGATATGAAGTCTACAGCACCACCAT CCCAAAAACAGCTTAAGCATTATGTGGTGGAAAATTGCTATTATTCTTCTTCTCTTGTACTCGGGAAGCTGAGATGTGCACCAACTTTTGCATCAAAGTAG
- the LOC104232979 gene encoding uncharacterized protein has product MRTSIGATLYLLVYGTKAVIPAEVEIPSLRIIVEAEIEDSEWVKTRLEQLTLIDEKRMDAVCYGQLYQQRMARAYNRKVRPRYFEVGQLVLRRILPHHQDAKGKFAHNWKGPYIIRKILPKGALYLGDIEGNDSEAAINADAVKRYYV; this is encoded by the coding sequence ATGCGCACGTCAATTGGAGCCACCctgtatcttttggtttatggcactaaagccgtaatacccgcagaGGTCGAAATCCCCTCTCTCCGGATCATCGTCGAAGCCGAAAtcgaagacagtgagtgggttaaaacccggctggaacagttaaccttgatcgatgaaaagcgaatggacGCGGTCTGctacgggcagttgtaccaacaaagaatggcccgtgcctacaacaggaaagtgcggcctagatattttgaagtggggcaactcgttttaaggcgtatccttccccatcaccaggatgcgaaaggaaaatttgctcatAATTGGAAGGGaccatacatcatcagaaagatattgccaaaaggggcattgtatcTGGGCGATATCGAAGGGAATGATTCTGAAGCAGCtataaatgcagatgcagtcaaaaggtattatgtttag